TTCACATACAACAAAAAGCATGGATTATGAATTTGTTGGTACCTAGCAAGGTCGcctttcaattatctttttattccacatatatcatatcaaaaatgtgttataatattttttttaaaaattatttaaataatccactatccaaacacactcttaatttttgtttcaaaattatTCTGCTACCTattctcactttttttttttaaaaaaaaaaatcgctgGTGTGCTTTGCTTTTAGGTACCTAATTTATTGTGTATGAAATTAATTGGAAATCatttaaaccaaaaagaaaaaaaaaataaagaaaacagtTGTTCTGGTTTTTtgactactttttttttttctaattacaatctgtgtatatatatacacacacgcacacacgtACATACAgacacactttttttttatttgggagCAATTTACACACGCACACTTAATTGAGTGAATGAATACTACCATATCTTTATCTTGACAAAATTCATTTCTAAAAAtagatgaagatgaaaaattaattaaaaggcAGATTTTTTGGATTGATTTCTCATGCTATCGGAAAACCACATGTTTGAGCAGCCACCAACCACAACTATTCTGACACGTCATAAACTTGCAAACACCGCGGTACACCTGATAAAAATTTCCGACTATATATTCATATCTCCATCTGATGGTTAGCCGACTCGTTTTTTTCGGATGATAAAAGTATAAAACTATAAGCTCAACTCGCTGCGTCTTCATTTCTATCTCTAGGTTCCACCGCCGCCTCAAGACTGAATCATGCCTCGCCGAAGCTCAGGGGGTAAAATTCCTCCCCGATCTCCCCCTGGctacctttttatttttcctggaCTTGTAGATCTGTGATACCCTCTCATCTCTGTCTGCTAGGGTTTTTTGTAGATATATTTAGATTACTCTTATTTTCTTGAGCCTATTGCTTGATGAAGCTTTTAAGATGGCATTTTATAGCTTGAGCTTAGGTTAGTTTATGATACTATTGATTTTCTGTTTCTATTTGCTTTTCTGTGTTTGACTGGTTGTTTCCTTGCTTTTGGAATTTGTCAAGGGGAGGAAAGGTTGGATGTTTAGGTCTAAATGGCTACTGTAAAATTGCTGTATTTAGTTACTTGTTAAGTTTGCTAATTAGCGGATAATCTCGAGTCCTAAACTGGTTTGAATTAGTCAGTAATGGTATATTTTGCTGGAAAGAAAGAATCTAATGACCTAGGTTTTAGACAGACTGAATGCAGTTTCTGATTGACTTGAACAAGGTTGAGCATCTGGACTATGTAATTTTCTCCTTCTCTTGGAACCAATACATTTGTACTTTTTCTGGGCTGGACTTTAATTGCTTGTTCAATTATACTTGTGGGGCGTGTGGTGTATAATTTGATTTCCTTAAAAAATGTGGGTTTTACCTTTTATTCCGAGTACTCTAGGGGGTAGCTAATCTTTGTGGTTGTTTTTCAACTTCGTGCCTTGGGAATTACTATTTGTTCTATCCAATCTTGCACATGAAACTTTTTGTGCCATCCTGGTATCTTGGATGTCTGCAATATACTTCTTTCAGACATTATTGTCAAAATTAATTCCTGTTGcttatgattttcaaacaaAATTGGTGTTGTTCCATATCTTTTTCCATGTGTTCCACGAAGTTCCAGCTGGCAATGATGAACTTTTTCCATTTCTAAAATCTGTGCGCAGGAAGACCTGCACCACGGCCAGCTGCTCGTCACGCACCAGCCCGCAATCCTCCTCAACCTGGTATGATTTAGCATAAAGGCATTGGGAAAACAAGTATGAATTGTGTTGAAAATTTTCCTGCATCAGCTGCTTGCTTTCTAGCTTATTGCAACTTTTTCATTTTCAGAACAAGTATATAAATTCTCAATGATCATGTCAATTGCATGTTCTTGTCTGTGTTTTTCTGATGAATCCTTTACATGACCCATTATGTTTCTGCATCTGAAGTTTTACTATCTCTGTGATGCAGTGAATCATGCACCTCCTCCTGCTCCCGTTCAAGCTAGTGGTGGTGGATCCTTGCTTGGAAACATCGGTTCAACCATAGCGCAAGGTACCTAAAGAGTTCTTACTCTTTATAACTCTTGCAACAATCCTAATAATCTGTGCCAAAGAGACTACTTGATATGTCGAAGTTAATCAGTATTTTTTTAGTTACAAACTGAACTTGGAGAAGAATGGTAAGAATACTTGTGATCGTGTCGATTAAGTTctatgaaaattttttctttggCTTGTTGACCGACTTTTCTCCATCTACTGGCACTATAATGATTATTAGTTTTGCAAAATGTGTAACATTTCCATAGAGGCTCTAGTTTTAACTGCCCCTTTCTTTTGTTGTAGGCATGGCTTTTGGTACTGGAAGTGCAATGGCTCACAGGGCTGCTGATGCTGTCATGGGTCCACGGACCATTCAACATGAAACTGTTGGCTCTGAAGCAGCTGCTGCTCCTGCACCAACCACAAACAGCATGGGTGGTTCTGATACTTGCAGTGTGCATGCTAAGGCATTCCAAGATGTATGTTCACTTTTCTTGACTAATCTCTGAACCAGACTGCTGAATTAGTCGTttgcttttttcttctttcatttttcctctatttctttctcttttttttttttattggggggcaccgggggggggggggttgtgtGAGAGGAGAAAGTGGGTACCTGAGTCCTCATGACTAATTTATCTGCACAGGCTTCTTTATTGAAGAATTAATTGCGTCAGAATATTATATTCGTTGATGTATTTGTCAGTGATAAACTAAAGTACATTAGTACCTTGTTTACTAAATCGTGTCAGTGAAGATTTTTGTCTCTGCTTTTTCTTTGATGCTGTTGGTGGTGTTTTTATGATGATGTTAATTTTTAAACATGTCTATACCTTTAAAGAAAGAGACATCAGAGAAGAGGCAGGAATAGAGGAGATGTGAATGCCTGACATGCAAGTATATTGGGGTTAATGGATGAACATTATTTTGGTCTTTGTAGTTTTTTAGATGCCACATCTGTGGCGTGCAAGTGTTTCTCATTAGCACTGAGCCTCGGGCGAATTTGTCCTACCAAACTACATCTGTCCTCCTTTTTGGAAAGATTAGTTTGTACATGGTCTACGTTAGGGTTTTCATTAGATGTAGTTTCCCGTTTGTGCAGTATTAGAATTTACTCTCTCTAATATGTAGTAGTTTCTCATTATGTGGCTTTATCTGTTTCTTTTGCAGTGCTTGAATGGCTATGGCAATGACATCAGCAAGTGTCAGTTTTACATGGATATGTTGTCCGAATGCAGGAGGAACTCTGGGTCTATGATGAGTTCTTGAGCTTGTTGCATGTGAAATGAAAGATTCATTAGATGGGTCTATGGCTGCTGCACGTATACCTATGGAATTTAAGTTCTTGAATAATGTTCTGAAAACATGAATTTGATGTAAACTTTCGATTAATCAGCTACGCGTCACGGTACTATCTATTGATGCTTCTCTTCGCAGATCTTGAGCGATTGTCGATTGCGGATTATTATCATCTTTTAACGCCTTATATCAGTCTATTTTCTGTCAGTTTTGTGAGTTCGTTTTGCCTATCCGTGATTTATTGTGACTGGTTTTGAACTTAATTGGATTTTAAGATTTGTGTTAAAGCTAGCAGCTAAATTGCTGGTTACGAGACAGCCAGACGGGCAAGGAAATAAATCGAGTATAATATAATCAGCTGAGTGTTACAAGTGACGTTTGTTCCTCGTAACTTCGCTTGTTTCAAGTTTGAAGAGAACCCCCGGTCCCTTGTTTATTTGGTGGATAAACGATGTGCAACCGTAGTTCTTTTCTTGTAAAATGTCAATTGTACCTTTTATTAATCAGGAGCCAACTCCAGTTTGGAAAAgtcaaaatttatcattttgggaaaatttttttttttttgctctggAATTTACAATGATGCTTCTAGCTCTGGTTCACGtgaggactcaagacaattgcatcaaaaatttctgaaaacaaaaaataaaagtaaaaatgacTCTGCGCTGGGGGTGGGCAAAATTATTCGTTAACCTAAAAATTCGTCATATCCGATCCGATCCAATCCGAAAATTaagatatttaatttttattatttaattggGTCAAAGAGGGTTGGGTACCTGCTCAGATGTGGGGCGGGTTAGGGTCACATGATTAAAAATCCGCAGGTATCTGATCCGCcccgcatatatatattttttatttttatttttatttttatacacacactataaaataataatttataactaaataagtaattttattgaacaaattacattacaaatatgagagactatagtttatttacaagattcatttgtagaggttatgatcttatattttatagaaaaaaatttaattaatgtggaatatatctattaaaaattgtgctacttatttcaaacttttattgattttgaattcttttaatttttttcctttatcttatattctcttcacatgcttgtttcttggtgggaaacctttttttagaaaaaaaatttattaaatcttagatgaatgtgtaaaatataaaattaaattgatataaatcattttttaaaaaaattaaatgataaatggggCGGGGCGGGTACTCGCTGACTCGACCCTATCTCAGCGGGTACCCGCTGATATGCGGGACGGGTAAGGGTTAGAAAATGGCTGACCCGCAAAGTGTAGATCGGGTCAGCCAAATGGTGAATGGGGTGGGAACCTGACCCGCGCCCACCCCTACTCTGCGCtgatcaaaaaattaaattaaagattatttttatttactgaGTGGAGCAAGAAACTCCGATTTGGCAACCTAGGAAATTCTAAAAAGAATGTTGACGGGAATTATTTAAGAAGTTCGAAATTTTTACTAGCTTATCTTTTTCCTATTTAGTTGGTATTTTTCTTAATCCTAGCTGCTTCAATGTCCTAATCACAACCATATCATCCATTTTTTTGCTCGTCCGACGGACAACCACCGTATGTATATTCACCAGGGAAATCAATTACTAAAAGACAAGGGATAGAgaagaaaaatcaaatcaaatcaaaggCCTTGAAGTTAAATCAAAACAGGTTCACTTGACCTCAAGAGTCCAGTCTATTTCGTCGACAGTAATGACATGTAATGATGTCAAAACGACTAACTCTTCTCCGTAATTGCCTGCTCCATATGGTATTTTTGCAGGCATTTTAACGAAAATGTGGACATAGAAATTTCCCTAATCAAATCCTGGACAGTGGATCTGCTTATCTACAGCTTCCCCAAATTCGCCTACGCTGAATTGAAACCTCTCATCACAATCTACTACCCTTGAGGAAGCTGATGCACAACTTCTTCCATGCCTCCCTATCAGGTTCACGAGCATTCAAGTCAGACTTAGCCTCCTCAGCAAACGACTCCTGAATAAACGTTTAAGAAAAAAAGACTTCTATTTGTCAGCACCagagcatttttttttgttccatttACACTATCTATCAAGTCCAGGAAGAAAAATCAGTAAACCTCAATGAGATTGCGTTGAAGAAGACGGTCAATCAAGTGCAGAAGAATGTCCTTGGTATACTCAGGATGACCCTGAATGCCCATGATGTGATCACCATACCTGAACATCTCTACCCCTGTTCTACCAGACCAGGCCAGTACTTCAGCTTTTGGTGGAAGTTCCCTCACCTGGCTTGTTCAGATAACCGAATTTGTGTAAGTAAACATGTTTTAACCGTTCCATTCGCTTGAAGAATGAAGAAAGCGTGGGAACGAACCATAACAGAAAACAAACCTCATCACGGTGGCATTCAATTACAGAGAGATAAGCAGGCATTTTCAAAGATGTGAAGAGCTTCGACGATGATAGCTGAACATTTGCGACTCCAATGTCCCACCCTGCTGTTGCTCGACCGGTCTTTCCACCCAGTGCACGTCCCAGTATCTAATAAGTTACATGAAAAAACCCTTttacgtatatatatataaaaaaatgttggccataaaagccaatctGTATGTCTTCAGtcttcacacacacacacacacaaaaacaaTTGTCATGCTAAGTGAGTAGCAAAAAGGTACCACCCACACGTGTTGATCCACAAGGGCTATGTTTTTTGGGTTGACAAGAAGATTCCTTGTCACCGTATCTCTGTTGATCAATAATCTCACTtatcgtttcgacaaaaaaaaaaaacaaaaaaaatctgttGATCAATAATCAAGAAACCAAGGTATCTAACCATACCATGGTAGAGAGGCATAAAAGATGGAAAAAATACAATACAAAGACAGAAACATCGCACGCCTGGACCACTACGAGGAAATCAGGTGGTGGTATTTCACATCAATCAATTTAAGTCCTCTTGTCCGATGCAACCTTTAGGCTAAATGGAACTTGATTGAAACTTTCTTCAGTACAATGCCTTTAAATTTTGTGGAGCACAATGGCTTCTAATTACGGGCGGCAGACATCACATCGCATAGGAATTTgaacacaatttttttttttttttttttggggttgtttcATCTTTCTAATGCCTTCTCCGAGAGGAAACAAATGGTAAGTAAGAAATTGAATCAAGACAAACTCATGATGTGGAATCCTCCAATAATGATCAGTTGGTGCTGAACAAAACAGAGTGCCAGCAACTCCATGATGTGGATTAGAGAAAGGGCGTAGGAAAATAATAGACAGCTAGCCAGCCCAAAAAAATGATAGGAGtattcaataattcaaccacCTCTCGATCTAATCTAATCTAAGGTTTTGAATAAGTCACATTGCATATCAGGTACGAAAAAGCAAAAGCTTTTGGGCCACTGCCAACAATATACAGATTAGAGGCTAGCACTGGCAGAGGAGGGGACCAAAGGGGTTTCAAAACTGCACTAAATAGCCACCATTTTCACAAAACTGCCTATCCCAGTAGCAAACAGATTCGGACCACAAATTAACTGCCTCCGCATTTGGTATCCGCCATCCCATCCCATGGAGGCAAAGAGGCAGTGGAATCCACTTGACTGGCTCCACTCTTTCCACGTCTCTCTCAATCCTCCCCGGTCCCAAAGTGAGGTTCCATCAAATTTATGAAGTTAGCTAAATGTTTTAGTCCACGAGTATTATAATATTGCACTGCCCAAACAGGTCACAAAAGAGATTTGACTGTCTCCTAACTAAAAGAGATTTCTCATCTCCTTCatcacagaaaaaaaaaaaaaaaatgttgtccAGATTGAAGTATATACTACTAATTGAATAACTCCCAGTAGTATGATTTAATCATCCATGATTATAGTCAATAACCTGAGACATTAATTAATTTGGAGTTCCTAACAGTGGACCGAGTAcggaagaaaaggaagagatgtGCGGTAATAGCCCCACTGAAAAAGTGCGACTTAGTCTTTTGTTTCCAACTCCAACAGCTACAGCAAATCTAACTaaacaattaattttttatgatgttGTCCTAATCGCTCCATAATAATATCTCAACTCATCATCATGGTGCTGACATTAAATTCACATGTCTAAAGAACCTTTTAGAAAGAACTTCAAAATAAAAACGCCACAACCCCAAAAATAAACGATATTTTAAAGAAATTATCTgcggatttttttatttttttttccctagaaTAGTAGTCCCTTTTATGTATGAAGCCACCCatgcatttcaaaatttttgtgaaatctcatatgtatgtatatatatatatatatgctcgGTATATAGTTGAAAAAAGCTGACAAAATGACCATAATTTGTCAACTTTGGTTAATGAGACTAATGACCCATTTTTCAACGCGTGAGTCGTAACACTTTGAAGACCAAGTACGGAGAAGTTGAAAACCACGTAGCTCTAACTCAGTGACCATCACCTCtcttggtggggtgggaggtcaggggttcaacCCTTGTCTCCCACCAAATTGCCTGCCCCTCATGGGCAGTTCGATTGATCTTAACAAACCTCCTTAGGAGCTGGTGTCCAGTGTTCGCAAGGGTCCGAGTCCGTGTAAAGAGAATGTGCAAGTTCCAACCACTGAAATGTGCGACTTAGTCTTTGTTTCCCCTAAGAAAATCTAactaaacaataataatatatcTAAGTATATTTCTATGTTG
This portion of the Coffea arabica cultivar ET-39 chromosome 2e, Coffea Arabica ET-39 HiFi, whole genome shotgun sequence genome encodes:
- the LOC113731613 gene encoding uncharacterized protein produces the protein MPRRSSGGRPAPRPAARHAPARNPPQPVNHAPPPAPVQASGGGSLLGNIGSTIAQGMAFGTGSAMAHRAADAVMGPRTIQHETVGSEAAAAPAPTTNSMGGSDTCSVHAKAFQDCLNGYGNDISKCQFYMDMLSECRRNSGSMMSS
- the LOC113726578 gene encoding gamma-glutamyl peptidase 5; translation: MGGKKFGVLLCADDPEYVKKIYGGYFGVFVRMLGEDGETWKVFRVAHGEFPDDEEIKEFDGFVISGSCSDAHGTDVWICRLLNLLKQLDSMKKKVLGICFGHQILGRALGGKTGRATAGWDIGVANVQLSSSKLFTSLKMPAYLSVIECHRDEVRELPPKAEVLAWSGRTGVEMFRYGDHIMGIQGHPEYTKDILLHLIDRLLQRNLIEESFAEEAKSDLNAREPDREAWKKLCISFLKGSRL